Genomic window (bacterium):
TTACTCTAATCTTTCGAAAGTCATCCATTGAGACAACCGGATTTTTATCAACGAAAGTAGTAAGGTTTATATCTGGATATTTTCCTTTGATTTGATTGATATAAGGTTGATCCTGCAACAACTGGTCTTTCCATAAGAAGAAGATAACAATGGGTACACAACTTGATTTTAGATGTTCAACATAATGGAGGTACCAGAAAGGAAAAACATTCTCATTCCCTTCTAAAAAAATTACTGCCTTTTCCTTAACATACTTTAAAAGATTTCTCCCGTGGTCATAGCTAATGTAATGGTTAAAGTAGGCAGAGGAATAATAATGCTCTTTAAATTGCAAGACAGGAAGAATTAAAAAAAATACACAAAAGATTGTTTTACAAAGTATTAAGTAATAATGAGGAAGAAACTTATACCATAAAGTACAGAAAAGAGAATATAAAAAATAAACACACAAGCCAACGAGAATGGAAAAAAGAAGAAAAGAGAGGATATAATAATCTTCAATATTAGGAATATTATACCTTATAGCGATAAGAAAGTTGGTAACAATCATTAAAAACAAATACGCACCGCATGTTAGTCTTTTGGCAAATAAAAAAATAAAGCAGGCTATTCCCAAGAAAATAAAATACCATCTAAATTGGTACATAAAAAGATTAAGATGAGGAATAAAGCGTAACTTAAAACTTTGAATCATTGGTTCAAGCAAAGTAGCACGATAATTTTTACAACTTATATGCCAAATAAGCCTCTGCCAATTATCCGGACAATCCCAATTCATTACAGGCTCCTGGCTTGCCCTTAAGGGTAAGTAAAGCCATAAAGTAAGGGGCAGGAGAAAGAGAAAAAGCATCAATAGTAAATTTCGGATTGCGGATTTCGGATTTTTCAATTTCGGATTTCGGATTTTGGATTGCGGATTTTTTTCCCACAATGTAGCCAGAATAAAAAATATACTTGCTGGAACAAGGTAGATTGTCTGAAAGTGATGAGTGAAGGATAAGCCTAAGATAAAGGAAAACAAATAAAGTAGCCTTGACCCTTGACCCTTGACCCTTGACCCTTCTTGCCATTTAAGGAGGATAAAGATAACCAATGTGGCAAAGAGGGCATT
Coding sequences:
- a CDS encoding DUF2723 domain-containing protein, producing the protein HDSGELITCAYTLGIAHPPGYPLYTLFGKVFVTLIPIGNIAFRMNMQSSLFASLACMMVYFITLKLSTRAPEHQSTRIIPSIVASLTLAFSLTFWEQAVIAEKYTLNALFATLVIFILLKWQEGSRVKGQGSRLLYLFSFILGLSFTHHFQTIYLVPASIFFILATLWEKNPQSKIRNPKLKNPKSAIRNLLLMLFLFLLPLTLWLYLPLRASQEPVMNWDCPDNWQRLIWHISCKNYRATLLEPMIQSFKLRFIPHLNLFMYQFRWYFIFLGIACFIFLFAKRLTCGAYLFLMIVTNFLIAIRYNIPNIEDYYILSFLLFSILVGLCVYFLYSLFCTLWYKFLPHYYLILCKTIFCVFFLILPVLQFKEHYYSSAYFNHYISYDHGRNLLKYVKEKAVIFLEGNENVFPFWYLHYVEHLKSSCVPIVIFFLWKDQLLQDQPYINQIKGKYPDINLTTFVDKNPVVSMDDFRKIRVTELIENNPRRRPIYVKFDKNLLDKYGLIPEGILWRVSEKKLTREELIEQMDKNEPIFNLQRILVKTCSSKNENYHRNLIISKYLNLFQHRGVFYVSYNKYEKAIKEFEKALRIYPEDSKTWCYLGILYFQKDFIEDKAIKAFETVLKLDPNNTYAKQMLKECKKNP